The Zingiber officinale cultivar Zhangliang chromosome 9A, Zo_v1.1, whole genome shotgun sequence genome window below encodes:
- the LOC122021723 gene encoding F-box protein At2g32560-like, giving the protein MLFLLLSFFLFVFLLSKCLPLLPLPPWASEMRLLSVLFFQELLFFSVHLFRSCRPFAGRTPSVPPPTMKPSRRKSRADKEEPAGSSSSSGMSILDLPELALECVLGRLTPPGLCGMAAVCSSLRERCTSDHLWERHMKEKWGRVIGDAAHREWERYVASAEDPLASLAEANKGRRRWIEAASRVWPLSCLRLPSKSGKKLSCPLPNDSIMSWYRALETGRFWFPAQVYNREHGHVGFMLSCYDAEVSYDCRTDTFHARYPPHGRRTVVIEEGVQWDRIRVSPVITPAHVLHNSDYLSDLRPCDHIEIQWRRNKEFPYGWWYGVVGHLENCDGNEHFCRCHLSDTVILEFNQYTPGSRWRRTLVDRRDHKEEGNETDGFYGGIRKLQKKEEISKWRQLWPTDVLE; this is encoded by the exons ATGCTTTTCTTGCTGCTGTCGTTCTTCCTCTTCGTCTTCCTCCTCTCTAAGTGCCTCCCCCTGCTTCCCCTGCCTCCATGGGCGAGTGAGATGAGGCTGCTCTCCGTCCTGTTCTTCCAGGAGCTTCTCTTCTTTTCAGTGCATTTGTTCCGGAGCTGCAGGCCGTTCGCCGGCCGCACACCTAGCGTTCCGCCTCCGACGATGAAGCCTTCTCGGAGGAAGAGCCGCGCAGACAAAGAGGAGCCCGCGgggtcgtcgtcgtcgtccggGATGTCGATACTGGACCTACCGGAGCTGGCTCTGGAGTGCGTCCTGGGCCGGCTGACGCCTCCCGGGCTGTGCGGCATGGCGGCGGTGTGCAGCTCCCTGAGAGAGAGGTGCACGAGCGACCACCTCTGGGAGAGGCACATGAAGGAGAAATGGGGGAGGGTGATCGGCGACGCGGCGCATAGGGAGTGGGAGCGGTACGTAGCTTCCGCAGAGGACCCTCTGGCGTCCCTTGCAGAGGCCAACAAAGGAAGGAGGAGGTGGATCGAGGCGGCGTCGCGTGTGTGGCCTCTTTCTTGCCTGAGGCTCCCCTCCAAGAGTGGGAAAAAGCTGAGCTGCCCTTTGCCCAACGACTCCATCATGTCTTGGTACCGAGCTTTGGAAACTGGCAGGTTCTGGTTCCCCGCACAGGTTTACAACCGTGAG CATGGGCATGTGGGATTCATGCTGTCCTGCTATGATGCTGAAGTTAGTTACGATTGCCGCACCGATACTTTCCACGCGAG GTACCCGCCGCATGGAAGACGAACTGTGGTGATAGAGGAGGGAGTGCAGTGGGACAGAATTCGAGTATCTCCGGTGATCACTCCTGCTCATGTTCTTCATAACTCTGACTACCTTAGTGATCTGCGCCCCTGCGATCATATTGAGATTCAATGGAGAAGAAACAAAGAGTTCCCATATG GCTGGTGGTATGGTGTCGTAGGTCACTTGGAAAATTGTGATGGAAATGAGCATTTTTGCCGTTGCCATCTAAGCG ATACTGTGATCTTAGAGTTTAACCAGTACACACCTGGTTCAAGGTGGAGACGAACTTTAGTCGACCGAAGGGATCACAAAGAGGAAGGAAATGAGACAGATGGGTTCTATGGAGGAATCAGAAAGCTCCAAAAAAAGGAGGAAATCTCCAAGTGGAGACAACTTTGGCCTACAGATGTTCTTGAATAG